In Erigeron canadensis isolate Cc75 chromosome 7, C_canadensis_v1, whole genome shotgun sequence, one DNA window encodes the following:
- the LOC122608770 gene encoding mitochondrial phosphate carrier protein 3, mitochondrial-like: MDIMDNSRQPLLPSFLYSPNQFNKLEHLNTNQCNSFLSMRSMSFVSSSPSPSTTSFVVQAPMETRKIEMFSLAYYGACTAGGILSCGLTHMAVTPLDLVKCNMQINPGKYKGIKSGFGILLREQGMKGFFRGWVPTLYGYSAQGACKFGFYEFFKKTYSDIAGPEYATKYKTLIFLAGSASAEFIADIALCPFEAVKVRVQTKPGYAKGLSDGLPKFIKAEGVSGLFKGLAPLWGRQIPYTMMKFASFETIVENLYKYAIPVPKDQCSKQLQLGVSFAGGYVAGVFCAIVSHPADNLVSFLNNAQGATAGDAVKKLGLVGLFTRGLPLRIFMIGTLTGAQWGIYDAFKVFVGLPTTGGAAPPTPK; this comes from the exons ATGGATATCATGGATAACTCACGTCAACCTTTGCTCCCATCATTCCTATACTCTCCTAATCAATTCAATAAGCTTGAACATTTGAACACGAATCAATGTAATTCGTTTTTGTCGATGAGGTCGATGTCCTTTGtttcatcatcaccatcacctTCTACAACAAGTTTCGTGGTTCAAGCTCCAATGGAGACACGTAAGATCGAGATGTTTTCTCTTGCTTATTATGGAGCCTGTACTGCCGGTGGTATTTTGAGTTGTGGTCTCACTCATATGGCTGTTACGCCTCTTGATCTCGTCAAATGTAATATGCAG ATCAACCCTGGAAAGTACAAGGGTATTAAATCTGGTTTTGGAATATTATTGAGGGAACAAGGAATGAAAGGATTTTTTAGGGGATGGGTTCCAACCTTGTATGGCTATAGTGCACAAGGTGCTTGCAAGTTTGGGTTTTatgaatttttcaagaaaacttACTCTGATATTGCCGGTCCTGAGTATGCAACCAAGTATAAAACTTTGATCTTCCTTGCTGGTTCTGCATCTGCTGAATTCATTGCCGATATTGCTCTTTGCCCTTTTGAGGCAGTTAAGGTTCGTGTTCAAACGAAGCCCGGATATGCCAAAGGTTTGTCTGATGGCCTTCCAAAGTTTATCAAGGCCGAAGGCGTTTCTGG GCTTTTCAAGGGGTTAGCTCCTCTTTGGGGACGACAAATACCAT atACGATGATGAAGTTTGCATCTTTTGAAACGATTGTGGAGAATTTATACAAGTATGCCATCCCTGTACCGAAGGACCAATGCAGCAAACAGTTGCAGCTTGGAGTGAGCTTCGCGGGTGGTTATGTGGCTGGTGTATTTTGTGCTATAGTCTCTCATCCGGCTGATAATTTAGTTTCTTTCCTTAACAATGCTCAAGGAGCTACTGCTGGTGAT GCAGTCAAGAAACTTGGCTTAGTTGGTTTATTCACCCGTGGTCTACCTCTTCGTATCTTTATGATTGGAACGCTTACTGGAGCACAATGGGGAATCTATGATGCCTTTAAGGTGTTTGTTGGGCT GCCTACCACCGGTGGTGCAGCTCCTCCTACTCCTAAGTAA